The window TCAATATGGTGGTAGTGTAAACTCTGCAAATTCAGCAGACATTTTCAATATGCCAGAGATTGATGGAGGCTTGGTTGGTGGCGCAAGCCTTAATGCTCAGGAATTTGCAAAGATATTGCACTACTAATTATGGCAAGTAAAGGGGAATAAGATAATGAAAAAACCTGTTGTTCTTATCATCATGGATGGTTGGGGTTATAACCCAAAGCAAGAGGGAAACGCTGTTGCTTTGGGCAAGACCCCCAACCTTGACTATTACGAAAAGAATTACCCATATACTTTGATTGGCAGCAGTGGCATGGACGTTGGTCTTCCTGAAGGTCAGATGGGAAATTCTGAAGTAGGTCATCTAAATTTAGGTGCTGGGAGAATTGTGTATCAAGAGTTTACAAGAATAACAAAGTCAATTAAAGATGGTGACTTTTTCGAAAAAGAAGAGTTTTTGATGGCAATAGAGAATTGCAAAAAATATAACTCTTCGCTTCATCTGATGGGGCTTTTATCAGACGGTGGTGTGCACAGTCACAACACTCACCTTTATGCTCTTTTGGAGCTTGCAAAGAGGCATAATCTTGAAAGGGTATTTGTTCACTGCTTCTTAGATGGGCGAGATGTTCCACCTTCAAGCGCAAAGATTTACATTGAAGAACTTGAACATAAAATGAAAGAGATAGGTTGTGGCAAGATTGCAACAGTGATGGGCAGATACTATGCAATGGACAGAGATAAAAGATGGGAAAGAGTAGAAAAGGCTTACAATGCAATGGTATTTGGTGAAGGCGAGTATGCAAGCTCAGCATTAGAGGCGGTTGAAAAGTCGTATGAAAAAGGTAACACTGATGAATTTGTAATTCCGACTGTTGTGCTTGAAAACGGAAAGCCTGTCGCCACAATAAATGAACATGACAGTATTATTTTCTTTAACTTCAGACCTGACAGAGCAAGACAAATTACAAGAGCATTTTGTGATATAGAATTTGATGGTTTTGAAAGAAAAAAAGGATATTTTGAAGTATTCTTTGTATGCATGACACAGTATGATGTCACTATAAAGAATTGCCATGTTGCTTTCAAACCAGAAAATTTAGAAAACACTTTGGGTGAGTATTTGAGCAAGCTTGGCCTAAAACAGCTCAGGATTGCTGAGACAGAAAAGTACGCTCATGTCACCTTCTTCTTCAATGGTGGTGTTGAAGTACCAAATGTCGGAGAAGACAGGGTTTTGGTACCATCACCGAAGGTTGCAACATATGACCTTAAACCAGAGATGAGTGCTTATGAGGTAACTGAAGCTCTACTGGAGAGAATTGAAAGTAACCAATATGATGTTATAATTTGTAACTATGCAAACGGTGATATGGTTGGGCACACTGGAGTGTTGGAGGCTGCAATAAAAGCAGTTGAGGCTGTTGATGAGTGTATCGGAAAAGTTGTTAACAAAGTTTTAGAAAAAGGCGGAGTGGTTATTATTACTGCTGACCATGGTAACTGCGAACAGATGATCGATTATGAGACAGGTGAGCCTCATACAGCTCATACAACAAATAAGGTGCCTTTGTATCTTGTTGGGTATGGCAATGTTAAATTAAGAGATGATGGAATTTTAGCAGACATTGCTCCGACAATCTTAGACATCTTAGGGTTAGAAAAGCCTTCAGAGATGAAAGGAAGCTCGCTTGTTATTAAATAAATTCATTTATAGAGACTGAAAAAAATATTCAGAAGGAGGAATAAACGAATGAAAGTTGATCTTTCAATTACAGCTGTAAAAGCAAGAGAAATTCTTGATTCAAGAGGAAACCCGACTGTTGAGGTAGAGGTTGTTGTAAATGATGAATTTGT is drawn from Caldicellulosiruptor naganoensis and contains these coding sequences:
- the gpmI gene encoding 2,3-bisphosphoglycerate-independent phosphoglycerate mutase, giving the protein MKKPVVLIIMDGWGYNPKQEGNAVALGKTPNLDYYEKNYPYTLIGSSGMDVGLPEGQMGNSEVGHLNLGAGRIVYQEFTRITKSIKDGDFFEKEEFLMAIENCKKYNSSLHLMGLLSDGGVHSHNTHLYALLELAKRHNLERVFVHCFLDGRDVPPSSAKIYIEELEHKMKEIGCGKIATVMGRYYAMDRDKRWERVEKAYNAMVFGEGEYASSALEAVEKSYEKGNTDEFVIPTVVLENGKPVATINEHDSIIFFNFRPDRARQITRAFCDIEFDGFERKKGYFEVFFVCMTQYDVTIKNCHVAFKPENLENTLGEYLSKLGLKQLRIAETEKYAHVTFFFNGGVEVPNVGEDRVLVPSPKVATYDLKPEMSAYEVTEALLERIESNQYDVIICNYANGDMVGHTGVLEAAIKAVEAVDECIGKVVNKVLEKGGVVIITADHGNCEQMIDYETGEPHTAHTTNKVPLYLVGYGNVKLRDDGILADIAPTILDILGLEKPSEMKGSSLVIK